One part of the Bacteroidia bacterium genome encodes these proteins:
- a CDS encoding NAD(P)/FAD-dependent oxidoreductase: MENNNQQTTASYDIAIIGAGFAGIGAGIKLREKGKNSFVIFERATELGGTWRDNTYPGCACDIPSFLYSYSFEPNPEWSRSFSRQGEILEYLKGCAEKYDILQHIQFNTNIKEISFNETHGYWHIYDDNGRETIARAIISAAGPFNTAFYPDIKGRESFQGESFHSMHWNHDYDLKGKRVAVIGTGASAIQFIPEIAKEVGELIVFQRTPPWIQPKMDNKITEKAKARFRKFPWYQRLWRELIYYFLENRGKAHFGNKKLRAKRKKEALDHLHASVKDPELRKKLTPDYEIGCKRILISEDYYPTLQLPHVQLHTDGIEEIQTKGLKSKNDSFIEVDAIIYGTGFYTTEFPEAYKVVGRAGRSQHDEWKESGPEAYYGISVSGYPNLLYMVGPNTGLGHNSIIHMMESQLNYILDYLDKLEQTDKASDYFDVNPEVQQSFNEEIQQSLKKMVWTDGGCKSYYLLNRDGKNTSIWPGSTIAYRKRTKKVKLEDYTLIQGDQIKEIDTSKFEQLR, from the coding sequence ATGGAAAATAATAATCAACAAACTACGGCTTCCTATGATATAGCTATCATAGGTGCTGGTTTCGCTGGGATTGGAGCTGGAATCAAACTGCGAGAAAAGGGCAAAAACTCCTTTGTGATCTTCGAGCGCGCAACAGAATTGGGAGGTACCTGGAGAGACAATACTTATCCAGGCTGTGCCTGTGATATTCCTTCTTTTCTCTACTCGTATTCATTCGAACCCAATCCCGAATGGAGTCGTTCCTTTTCCCGACAAGGAGAAATTCTGGAATATCTCAAAGGCTGTGCGGAGAAGTATGATATTCTTCAGCACATCCAATTCAATACCAACATAAAAGAAATCTCTTTCAATGAAACACATGGGTACTGGCATATTTATGATGACAATGGCCGTGAAACCATCGCAAGGGCTATAATCTCTGCGGCTGGACCTTTCAATACTGCATTTTATCCTGATATTAAAGGTCGAGAGAGTTTTCAGGGAGAAAGTTTCCATTCGATGCATTGGAATCATGATTATGACCTTAAGGGGAAAAGAGTAGCTGTGATAGGAACAGGAGCCAGTGCTATTCAATTTATACCGGAAATAGCAAAAGAAGTGGGCGAGCTCATTGTTTTCCAGCGTACTCCTCCCTGGATTCAGCCTAAAATGGACAATAAGATCACAGAAAAAGCCAAAGCTCGCTTCAGAAAATTCCCCTGGTACCAACGTCTTTGGCGGGAATTAATTTATTACTTCCTGGAAAATAGAGGAAAAGCCCATTTTGGTAACAAAAAACTGAGGGCGAAAAGAAAGAAGGAAGCTCTGGATCATCTCCATGCTTCCGTAAAAGATCCGGAATTGAGAAAAAAACTGACTCCGGATTATGAAATTGGTTGTAAACGAATCTTAATCTCTGAAGATTATTATCCGACCTTGCAATTGCCCCATGTTCAGCTTCACACAGATGGGATAGAAGAAATACAGACTAAGGGATTGAAAAGTAAGAATGACTCCTTCATAGAAGTAGACGCGATCATTTATGGAACCGGCTTTTATACGACCGAATTTCCCGAAGCCTATAAAGTAGTCGGAAGAGCCGGAAGAAGTCAGCATGATGAATGGAAAGAATCAGGTCCTGAAGCCTATTATGGAATATCTGTGAGTGGATACCCTAATCTTCTCTACATGGTAGGCCCTAATACCGGTTTAGGCCACAATTCTATCATCCATATGATGGAATCTCAATTAAACTATATTTTAGATTACCTGGACAAATTGGAGCAGACGGATAAAGCATCCGACTATTTTGATGTAAACCCTGAAGTTCAGCAAAGCTTTAATGAAGAAATTCAACAAAGCCTGAAGAAAATGGTCTGGACTGATGGAGGCTGTAAAAGTTATTATCTCTTAAACCGGGATGGCAAAAACACTTCGATCTGGCCCGGATCAACCATTGCATACCGAAAAAGAACCAAAAAAGTAAAACTTGAAGACTATACCCTCATCCAGGGAGATCAAATAAAAGAAATAGATACTTCGAAATTCGAACAATTACGATAA
- a CDS encoding GNAT family N-acetyltransferase: MSYIIREIANELEREMVYQLRQEVFVKEQGIPAYLDKDGRDEQSRHVIVLNAQEEIMAGGRLSPHPKENIGILSRIAVSKVHRGKGLGKKVIKVLESLASEDAYQAVQLKPHLHLESFYQSQGYKTLSKDENPAGKYPLLLMEKVF, encoded by the coding sequence ATGTCCTATATCATCCGTGAGATAGCCAATGAGCTTGAGCGAGAAATGGTCTATCAACTCCGCCAAGAGGTCTTTGTTAAAGAGCAAGGAATTCCTGCTTATCTTGATAAGGATGGAAGAGATGAACAAAGTCGGCATGTAATTGTGTTGAATGCACAAGAAGAAATCATGGCAGGAGGCAGATTGAGTCCTCATCCTAAAGAAAACATCGGCATCCTTAGCCGAATAGCTGTTTCAAAAGTTCATCGAGGAAAAGGTCTGGGGAAAAAAGTAATTAAGGTATTGGAATCTCTCGCTTCAGAAGATGCCTATCAAGCCGTTCAATTAAAGCCTCATCTGCATTTGGAATCCTTTTACCAAAGCCAGGGTTACAAAACTCTGTCAAAAGATGAGAATCCTGCAGGCAAGTATCCGCTACTATTGATGGAGAAAGTTTTTTAA
- a CDS encoding DUF3817 domain-containing protein, which yields MLKTKLGQLRALAFAEGISLLLIFAVSMPLKYLYDMPGPNKVIGMIHGVLFIAYCYWLWEVAQEKGWTWPTKIWGFIASFIPFGTFIADEKIFKKAQAPKTN from the coding sequence ATGCTGAAAACCAAGCTGGGTCAATTAAGGGCCCTTGCATTTGCCGAAGGAATAAGTCTTTTACTCATCTTTGCCGTTTCCATGCCTTTAAAGTATCTCTATGATATGCCAGGACCCAATAAGGTCATAGGCATGATTCATGGCGTGCTCTTTATTGCTTATTGCTATTGGCTCTGGGAAGTCGCACAGGAAAAAGGATGGACATGGCCCACAAAAATTTGGGGCTTCATCGCATCTTTCATCCCTTTCGGAACATTTATAGCAGATGAAAAGATTTTCAAGAAGGCCCAGGCCCCTAAGACCAATTAA
- a CDS encoding MFS transporter, protein MKGLTTTTKVLYGLGFSSQGIKDGLFQIFLFFYFSQVLGLDAALAGTASLLALMFDAVSDPLVGLLSDKWKSAKWGRRHPFMLVSALPLGVFTYLLFAPPESLEQNGLFWWMTSFSVLVRLALTFFIVPHMSLGAELTTDYKERTSVTAYRIMFAAFISPVIMIIGFLFYFPATEEFSNGLFNKSAYPDFALLCSILMIIAILVCVYGTKKMIPLLPKLSAEQERLSTTQLFASLNEAAKMRSFWSLILFVMMVYVGIGVGVVFSTYFGTYYFEFSTKEMAALPIGSAIGGILALLVAPGLGERLDKKRAAIYSTVIFAVFFSLPFLLRMIGAFPSNGDPALLGIYVVTLIIAYMFLWVSFSLANSMMADVIDEYELRFKKRQEGLFFAAMSFAFKCTTGLGQFIAGILLSWIAFPKQAKLGEIPQEAVDGLGMVGGPILLMFYLSSIIFILYYPINKAKYKEIRTVLEAR, encoded by the coding sequence ATGAAGGGCTTAACTACTACTACTAAGGTTCTGTATGGGCTGGGTTTCTCATCACAGGGAATAAAGGATGGTCTGTTTCAGATTTTTCTCTTTTTTTATTTTAGTCAGGTTTTGGGACTTGATGCTGCACTCGCTGGGACGGCCTCTTTGCTAGCTTTGATGTTTGATGCGGTTTCTGATCCTCTGGTGGGTTTGTTGTCTGATAAATGGAAATCTGCAAAATGGGGAAGAAGACATCCATTTATGTTGGTTTCTGCCCTTCCGCTTGGTGTTTTTACCTATTTGCTATTTGCTCCTCCAGAATCCCTGGAACAAAATGGTCTCTTCTGGTGGATGACAAGTTTTTCAGTTCTGGTCAGACTGGCCTTAACTTTTTTTATCGTTCCTCATATGTCTTTGGGAGCCGAATTGACAACGGATTATAAGGAGCGGACCTCCGTAACGGCTTACCGAATCATGTTTGCTGCCTTCATTTCCCCTGTCATCATGATCATCGGTTTTCTCTTTTATTTTCCGGCGACAGAGGAGTTTAGCAATGGCCTTTTTAATAAATCAGCCTATCCTGATTTTGCCCTTCTTTGTTCTATTTTAATGATCATCGCCATTTTGGTTTGTGTATATGGTACTAAAAAAATGATCCCCCTTTTGCCTAAACTTTCAGCTGAACAGGAAAGGCTAAGTACTACTCAGTTATTTGCCAGTTTAAATGAAGCTGCAAAAATGCGATCCTTCTGGAGCCTGATTCTCTTTGTTATGATGGTTTATGTTGGAATAGGGGTAGGGGTGGTATTCAGTACCTATTTTGGGACATATTATTTCGAATTTAGCACCAAGGAAATGGCTGCTTTACCTATTGGTTCTGCAATAGGAGGAATCCTGGCATTGCTGGTGGCTCCAGGTCTAGGGGAAAGATTGGATAAAAAGAGAGCTGCCATTTACAGCACCGTGATTTTTGCTGTATTTTTTAGCCTTCCATTTCTTTTACGAATGATAGGAGCTTTTCCTTCCAATGGAGATCCTGCCTTGCTTGGGATTTATGTTGTTACCCTCATTATAGCCTATATGTTTCTATGGGTTTCATTTAGTTTGGCAAACTCCATGATGGCAGATGTGATCGATGAGTATGAGTTGCGGTTTAAGAAACGACAAGAAGGGCTCTTTTTCGCTGCGATGTCTTTTGCCTTTAAATGTACCACAGGATTGGGACAGTTTATCGCAGGAATATTACTAAGCTGGATCGCATTTCCCAAGCAGGCAAAGCTAGGAGAAATTCCTCAGGAAGCAGTAGATGGTCTGGGTATGGTTGGAGGACCGATCCTTCTTATGTTCTATTTAAGTTCTATTATTTTTATCCTGTATTATCCGATCAATAAGGCTAAATACAAAGAAATACGGACGGTTTTGGAAGCTCGTTAA
- a CDS encoding ornithine cyclodeaminase family protein, protein MSQAPLILDLEKINSLLPKADLFNDIMQGFVAFSKGEAVIPPVGELLIPEHEGEVHIKYGYLKSAPYYVVKIASGFYDNAKLGLPTGNGLMLLFDKGNGQLKSILQDEGHLTDIRTAVAGALSVSSLAHKSMKKVGIVGTGIQAHLQLEYLSKVWEIESAFIWGRNEEKAHAYPAEMSHLKFPIHPLSDLEELCQKSDIIITTTPAKKALIQSEWIQAPKCIVAVGSDTPEKGELDPTLYKKASLSVVDSLAQSQSRGEVFQARKNGFVSDQTVVELGSQIDKKEKLQKEQKGITIVDLTGIAVQDLMIAKAIFELAEKE, encoded by the coding sequence ATGAGTCAGGCTCCCCTCATTCTCGATCTGGAAAAAATAAACTCCCTTTTACCCAAAGCTGACCTCTTCAATGACATTATGCAGGGCTTTGTAGCTTTTTCTAAAGGCGAAGCCGTTATTCCGCCGGTTGGAGAGCTCCTTATACCCGAACACGAAGGTGAGGTTCATATAAAATACGGATACCTTAAATCGGCGCCCTACTATGTCGTAAAAATCGCATCTGGCTTTTATGACAATGCAAAACTGGGACTACCTACAGGAAATGGTTTGATGCTGCTTTTTGATAAAGGCAATGGTCAACTAAAATCTATTTTGCAGGACGAAGGGCATCTGACAGATATTCGCACAGCGGTGGCAGGTGCTTTATCAGTTTCCAGTCTGGCACATAAATCGATGAAAAAAGTGGGCATAGTGGGCACAGGCATTCAGGCACATCTACAACTGGAATACCTTAGCAAGGTTTGGGAAATTGAGTCCGCCTTCATTTGGGGCCGAAATGAGGAGAAAGCACATGCCTATCCCGCAGAAATGTCCCATCTTAAGTTTCCCATTCATCCGCTTTCCGATCTTGAAGAATTGTGCCAAAAGTCAGATATCATCATCACTACCACCCCTGCCAAAAAAGCCCTCATTCAATCCGAATGGATTCAAGCTCCGAAATGCATAGTAGCAGTCGGATCTGATACCCCTGAAAAAGGCGAACTCGATCCAACTCTTTATAAAAAAGCCAGTCTTTCTGTTGTCGATAGTCTCGCCCAAAGCCAAAGCAGAGGAGAAGTGTTTCAAGCACGCAAGAATGGCTTTGTCTCAGATCAAACAGTCGTAGAACTAGGTAGCCAAATTGATAAGAAAGAGAAGCTACAGAAAGAGCAAAAAGGAATTACCATCGTAGACCTCACAGGCATTGCCGTACAAGACCTGATGATCGCCAAAGCCATTTTCGAACTAGCAGAAAAAGAATAA
- a CDS encoding alpha/beta hydrolase, which translates to MKATIINNSNPYFLLPMNPLAFFLLLCFSSSAIAQHSVYELMANYHENITDLTYLKIGDQELKLDIYRLGDHIGEPPWMEYPEGKRPTLIYIHGGGWVALDKSVVMMKFLPYLENGWTVVNVNYRQGVGTAPAAVVDCRCALNWVYENSDKYGFDTDRIVLSGASAGGHLSLITGMKDADHYDSPCQINRDLKVAAIVNWFGVSRLSAYQNPETGEHNIYWMKKGDDFEELNRRVSPVYYVNSNTPPIITIHGDKDTSVPYSHATELHEALDKAGLKHELHTVKNGKHGGFTANELSLCFEKIWAFLDAHVGN; encoded by the coding sequence GTGAAAGCGACCATCATTAATAATTCTAATCCCTATTTTCTATTGCCTATGAACCCTTTGGCATTCTTCCTTCTCTTATGCTTTAGTAGCTCAGCCATTGCTCAACATAGCGTTTATGAACTCATGGCCAACTACCATGAGAACATAACCGATCTTACCTACTTGAAGATAGGAGATCAGGAACTAAAGCTGGATATATATCGTTTAGGAGATCACATTGGAGAACCTCCCTGGATGGAGTATCCCGAAGGAAAACGGCCTACCCTCATTTATATTCATGGAGGCGGATGGGTAGCCCTGGATAAGTCGGTGGTAATGATGAAATTCCTTCCCTATTTAGAAAATGGATGGACAGTTGTAAATGTCAATTACCGTCAGGGAGTAGGAACAGCACCGGCTGCTGTGGTAGATTGTCGATGTGCCTTAAATTGGGTCTATGAAAATTCGGATAAATATGGCTTCGATACAGACAGGATCGTACTTTCAGGAGCGTCTGCGGGGGGGCATCTATCTCTGATTACCGGGATGAAAGATGCCGACCATTATGATAGTCCCTGTCAAATCAATCGCGACCTCAAAGTTGCAGCCATAGTAAACTGGTTTGGGGTAAGTCGACTCAGTGCCTACCAGAATCCGGAAACTGGAGAACACAATATATATTGGATGAAAAAAGGGGATGATTTTGAGGAACTAAACAGGCGAGTATCTCCTGTATATTATGTAAACAGCAATACACCACCGATCATTACTATCCATGGAGATAAGGACACATCCGTTCCTTATTCTCATGCAACTGAACTTCACGAAGCCCTCGATAAGGCGGGCCTCAAACATGAATTACACACAGTTAAAAATGGGAAGCATGGTGGGTTTACAGCCAATGAATTAAGTTTGTGTTTTGAAAAGATTTGGGCTTTTCTTGATGCGCATGTTGGGAATTAA
- a CDS encoding DUF3500 domain-containing protein, translating into MRFLIQIASFLLLCAFFSCKTAPTQTSEKESTTEVEKTEMQMAALQLLSSITDEQRSEASFSFEVEERFNWHFTPKERKGLQFAKLDQAQREKLSALMRTILSEQGYNKAKDIMSLELVLRIVEDRPENDSYRDPENYYFSLFGDPSTTEVWGWRFEGHHLSLNFSSLGNELSATPSFYGSNPAIVPVGERKGHEALDKEQNLARAFVKSLDETQQKAARVMEEVPEEIISGVARKVEEMPLEGLAYADMDDGQKTAFLELLDVYLGNMVASYAEQQLTQIKEAGFDKLHFMWAGGMETGDAHYYRIHGPTILVEYDNIQTNANHIHTIWRDLKNDFGEDLLSKHYRESDHH; encoded by the coding sequence ATGCGATTCCTCATTCAAATTGCTAGCTTCCTGTTGTTATGCGCATTTTTTAGCTGTAAAACTGCACCAACCCAAACTAGCGAAAAGGAATCTACCACAGAGGTAGAAAAAACCGAAATGCAAATGGCGGCTTTACAGCTGCTTTCATCAATAACTGATGAGCAGAGAAGTGAAGCATCCTTTTCCTTCGAAGTCGAAGAAAGATTCAATTGGCATTTCACTCCTAAAGAAAGAAAAGGACTTCAGTTTGCCAAACTGGATCAAGCTCAGCGTGAAAAATTGAGTGCGCTCATGCGTACCATCCTTAGCGAACAGGGTTACAACAAAGCCAAAGATATCATGAGTCTGGAATTGGTCCTTCGCATCGTGGAAGACCGACCGGAAAATGATAGCTATAGAGATCCGGAAAATTATTATTTCTCCCTTTTTGGTGATCCCTCGACGACTGAAGTCTGGGGATGGCGCTTTGAAGGTCATCATTTGTCCCTCAACTTTTCCTCCCTCGGGAATGAGCTATCTGCAACACCTTCTTTTTATGGTTCCAATCCTGCTATTGTACCTGTTGGAGAAAGGAAGGGTCATGAAGCCCTGGACAAAGAGCAAAATCTGGCCAGAGCATTTGTGAAAAGTCTGGACGAAACTCAGCAGAAAGCAGCTCGGGTAATGGAGGAGGTTCCAGAAGAAATCATCTCCGGAGTCGCTCGTAAGGTGGAAGAAATGCCCCTCGAAGGACTTGCTTATGCCGACATGGATGATGGGCAAAAAACCGCCTTTCTCGAGTTATTGGATGTTTATCTGGGAAATATGGTGGCTTCTTATGCTGAACAACAATTGACTCAAATCAAAGAGGCGGGTTTTGATAAATTACACTTCATGTGGGCCGGAGGTATGGAAACCGGTGATGCCCATTATTATCGCATCCATGGACCTACTATCCTGGTCGAATATGACAACATTCAAACCAATGCAAATCACATCCATACGATCTGGAGAGATTTAAAAAATGATTTCGGAGAAGATCTATTAAGTAAACACTATCGTGAAAGCGACCATCATTAA
- a CDS encoding TetR/AcrR family transcriptional regulator → MNKTKKKIILASITLFNELGLMNVRNQDIAKEAGMSLSNFNYHFKTKQDLVHAVTDYMKDVLQEKVYGNKLLIKEGKGLDITKSYFEFEEEFRFFYLDTYNILQSYPEIKKEMQQQIQEALQVIKNLNYLAVGMGYLKAEPEDMPGLYDQLAEQIWINNHFWFTQMHIRGEEDNIVIKGLRACVAISYPYLTEKGKEAYNTFLERAIKEKDAPAD, encoded by the coding sequence ATGAATAAAACGAAGAAAAAGATCATTTTAGCCTCCATTACCTTGTTCAATGAATTGGGTTTGATGAATGTGAGGAATCAGGATATTGCCAAAGAGGCAGGAATGAGCTTAAGCAATTTTAACTACCATTTCAAAACCAAGCAGGACCTTGTACATGCAGTTACAGATTATATGAAAGATGTGCTGCAAGAAAAGGTTTATGGGAATAAACTTCTGATTAAGGAAGGGAAAGGACTGGACATCACTAAATCATATTTCGAATTTGAAGAGGAATTCCGCTTCTTTTACCTCGACACCTACAATATCCTTCAATCTTATCCCGAGATCAAAAAGGAAATGCAGCAACAAATCCAGGAAGCTTTACAGGTAATCAAAAATCTGAATTATCTGGCTGTCGGTATGGGATATCTAAAAGCAGAGCCTGAGGATATGCCAGGTTTATACGACCAACTTGCAGAACAAATCTGGATTAATAATCACTTTTGGTTTACTCAAATGCATATTCGCGGAGAAGAAGATAATATAGTTATAAAAGGCCTGAGAGCTTGTGTTGCTATTTCTTATCCTTATCTAACCGAAAAAGGGAAAGAAGCATACAATACATTCCTTGAAAGAGCAATCAAAGAGAAAGATGCTCCTGCCGATTAA
- a CDS encoding polysaccharide deacetylase family protein, translating into MRILLSILFCCLSVSIWAQEKEICVSVDDLPFVSYGENDPHVLRAMTNQLLESFTSYEIPAIGFVNEKKLYMYRKNKLKQSQLDLLKVWLNNGFELGNHSFSHFSYHNTPFTTYTEDILKGEKISKALSKEYDLPYRYYRHPFLRLGLRKSQHDSLTNFLHQHQYEEAPVSVDNEDYLFAKAYAIAWKKKDEALMKKIGTDYVDYMMEKLSYFEGRSEALFGRNIRHILLIHANKINADYFSLLAERMKAKGYTFVGMERALEDPAYKTQISKYGDYGISWLDRWALSKGVPSDFFKDDPRSPDYIYEMTQ; encoded by the coding sequence ATGAGAATTTTACTGAGCATCCTGTTTTGTTGTCTGTCGGTGTCCATATGGGCGCAAGAGAAAGAAATCTGTGTAAGTGTGGATGATCTTCCTTTTGTGAGTTATGGAGAAAATGATCCCCATGTACTCAGGGCTATGACGAATCAATTGCTGGAAAGTTTCACCTCTTATGAGATTCCGGCCATAGGTTTTGTGAATGAGAAGAAACTGTATATGTATCGAAAAAATAAACTCAAACAAAGCCAGCTTGATTTACTCAAGGTATGGCTCAACAATGGTTTTGAGTTAGGAAATCACAGTTTCTCTCACTTCAGTTATCATAACACGCCATTCACTACCTATACAGAGGATATATTAAAAGGGGAAAAGATAAGTAAAGCACTTTCTAAAGAATACGACCTCCCCTACCGATATTACCGCCATCCTTTTCTCAGACTGGGACTTAGAAAAAGCCAGCATGATTCCCTGACTAACTTCCTTCACCAACATCAATATGAAGAAGCTCCAGTCAGTGTGGATAATGAAGATTATTTATTTGCCAAGGCCTATGCCATCGCCTGGAAGAAAAAGGATGAAGCTCTGATGAAAAAAATCGGTACTGATTATGTCGACTATATGATGGAGAAACTCAGCTATTTTGAAGGCAGATCAGAAGCATTATTTGGGAGAAATATTCGACACATTCTTTTGATCCATGCCAATAAAATCAATGCTGATTACTTTTCACTCCTTGCAGAACGTATGAAAGCAAAAGGTTACACCTTTGTCGGGATGGAAAGGGCTTTAGAGGATCCTGCTTACAAGACTCAAATAAGCAAGTATGGAGATTATGGTATCAGTTGGCTGGATAGATGGGCACTGAGTAAAGGGGTGCCCAGCGATTTTTTCAAGGATGACCCCAGATCTCCTGACTACATTTATGAAATGACTCAATAA
- a CDS encoding adenosine deaminase — MDNTSLKAFIEGIPKAELHLHIEGSFEPELMFEIATRNGIKIRFDSVEAVKEAYQFNNLQEFLDIYYEGANVLIHEQDFYDLCWAYLKKVHSQNLVYAEIFFDPQTHTDRGISFDTVIKGIKRALDDGKEQLGIEVKLIMCFLRHLDESSAIETFKQCLPYKDWIIGVGLDSSEVGNPPSKFENVFAMAREAGFIPVAHAGEEGPAEYIREALDLLKIERLDHGNRCLEDEDLVKELAEKKMALTLCPLSNLELKVIQDLKDYPLKEMMEKGLLVTLNSDDPAYFGGYMNENYWEVAKAINLDEYQIYELVKNSFQASFLSEEEKATYIKQVDDYYQAYLQDKF; from the coding sequence ATGGATAACACAAGCCTGAAAGCCTTTATCGAAGGCATTCCCAAAGCGGAATTACACCTCCACATAGAAGGGAGTTTCGAACCGGAACTCATGTTTGAGATCGCTACCCGAAATGGGATCAAGATTCGCTTTGATTCTGTAGAGGCAGTAAAAGAAGCCTATCAATTCAATAACCTTCAGGAATTTCTGGATATCTATTATGAAGGGGCCAATGTGCTCATTCATGAGCAGGATTTTTATGATCTCTGCTGGGCTTATTTGAAAAAAGTGCATAGCCAGAATCTCGTTTATGCCGAGATTTTCTTTGATCCACAAACCCATACTGATCGAGGGATAAGCTTTGATACAGTTATCAAAGGTATAAAGCGTGCATTGGATGATGGGAAAGAGCAATTGGGCATAGAAGTGAAATTGATCATGTGCTTTCTCCGCCACCTGGATGAAAGTTCAGCAATCGAAACCTTTAAACAATGCCTCCCTTATAAAGACTGGATCATAGGTGTCGGACTGGATTCTTCTGAAGTTGGGAATCCTCCTTCAAAATTTGAAAACGTTTTTGCCATGGCTCGGGAAGCGGGCTTTATCCCGGTAGCACATGCCGGAGAAGAAGGCCCTGCCGAATATATCCGCGAAGCCCTGGACTTACTCAAAATCGAAAGATTGGATCATGGGAATCGCTGCTTAGAAGATGAAGATTTGGTGAAAGAATTGGCTGAGAAAAAAATGGCCCTGACCCTTTGTCCCCTCTCCAATCTCGAACTCAAAGTTATTCAGGACCTGAAAGATTATCCGCTTAAGGAGATGATGGAGAAAGGTCTTCTGGTAACCCTCAACTCAGACGATCCGGCTTATTTCGGAGGATATATGAATGAAAACTACTGGGAAGTAGCTAAAGCCATCAATCTGGATGAATATCAGATTTACGAACTTGTCAAGAATTCTTTCCAGGCAAGCTTCCTGAGTGAAGAAGAGAAAGCGACATATATCAAGCAGGTCGACGATTATTACCAGGCCTATTTACAGGATAAATTTTAA